One region of Bartonella alsatica genomic DNA includes:
- the secD gene encoding protein translocase subunit SecD gives MRTPGWLITLYCFILLSSIYVTLPNLFSQEQVKNSQFLTNTRVTLGLDLQGGSSLLLEVDSKTLKRDQLHIVLANVRNTLREKQIPTSSVRIIEDSVVVLISDPLQTEKTLSALKTLITPIYNSFGTPANNITISAQNQTIRVTLTEAYIKDCISNAIEQSLEIIRRRIDQVGVTEPAIQKVGTERIMVQLPGLQDPKQLRDLLGTTAKMTFHLVPSHVDINNPPAGVSIIPGYTDETQRYAIYDQIALDGNVLKDAHAGFDPQMPGRSIISFTLNSAGAKIFAEITRQNINRPFAIVLDNKVLTAPTINSVIPNGQGQITGNFDPKEASTLAALLRAGSLPAPLTVIEERTVGPNLGADAIQMGLYTGIIGFVLVTIFIFLLYRVWGIIANIALALHTILTFAALSLLGATLTLPGIAGIILGIGIAVDANILINERIREESRKGVSAFAALDRGFKHAFATIVDANITAIIATILLFWFGTGPVRGFAVTMLLGIIISMFTNITIVRIMMIWVIRKWKIKTLNLPSIFNIIPQNTTFHFMKARFIGIGASIILSFASIFLFFKPGLNFGIDFIGGSQMSITTKAPANLATLRSKLSTLNIGEITLQNIDNENTVLIRIQKQNDSEAQQTIAIDKVKTAVQNIYPDVTFDQIEVVGPKISGELATAAFTAVILAAIAMTLYIWLRFEWFFAVGAIVTLILDTTKMIGFFALFQFDFNLTAIAALLTIVGYSINDKVVVYDRMRENMRLYKKMPLRELIDLSINQVLIRCLFTSTTTVLAMLPMAIWGGSAVHNFALPMVFGIIIATSSSIFIAAPILLLLGNWWRKRSNRINTELQ, from the coding sequence ATGCGTACACCCGGTTGGTTAATTACTCTTTATTGTTTTATCCTTCTAAGTAGCATTTACGTTACCTTGCCTAATTTATTTTCACAAGAGCAGGTTAAAAATTCACAATTTTTAACCAACACCCGTGTGACACTTGGGCTTGACCTTCAAGGAGGTTCTTCTCTCCTACTCGAGGTGGATAGTAAGACATTAAAGCGTGATCAATTACATATAGTTTTAGCAAATGTGCGTAACACACTACGTGAAAAACAAATCCCTACATCGAGTGTTCGTATCATCGAAGATAGCGTCGTTGTACTTATTTCTGATCCATTACAAACTGAAAAAACACTCTCTGCTTTGAAAACATTAATAACCCCCATATACAATAGCTTTGGCACTCCAGCCAATAACATCACTATCAGTGCCCAAAATCAAACTATTCGTGTTACATTGACTGAAGCCTATATTAAGGATTGTATTAGCAATGCTATTGAACAAAGCTTAGAAATCATCCGTCGCCGTATAGATCAAGTTGGAGTTACTGAACCAGCCATCCAAAAAGTAGGAACCGAGCGTATTATGGTTCAATTGCCAGGCTTGCAAGACCCAAAACAGCTGCGTGATCTTTTAGGAACAACCGCTAAGATGACTTTTCATTTAGTGCCCTCTCACGTGGATATAAATAACCCACCCGCAGGCGTTTCAATCATTCCTGGATATACTGATGAGACACAACGTTACGCAATTTATGACCAAATAGCCTTAGATGGAAATGTCCTGAAAGATGCCCACGCAGGTTTCGACCCGCAAATGCCAGGACGCTCTATTATTTCATTTACCTTGAATTCTGCTGGTGCAAAAATATTTGCGGAAATAACACGACAAAATATTAATCGTCCTTTTGCAATCGTTCTTGATAACAAAGTTTTGACCGCTCCTACTATCAATAGTGTCATTCCCAACGGACAAGGTCAAATTACAGGAAATTTTGATCCCAAAGAAGCTTCAACTCTGGCTGCCCTTCTGCGTGCTGGCTCTTTGCCCGCACCATTAACCGTAATTGAAGAGAGAACCGTAGGTCCAAATCTTGGTGCTGACGCCATCCAAATGGGGCTTTATACCGGTATAATCGGTTTTGTTCTTGTTACAATTTTTATTTTCCTCCTCTACAGAGTTTGGGGTATCATTGCTAATATAGCACTAGCACTTCACACTATCTTAACATTTGCTGCACTAAGTCTTCTCGGTGCAACACTCACACTCCCAGGTATTGCTGGTATTATTTTAGGCATTGGTATCGCCGTTGATGCCAATATTCTAATTAATGAGCGTATCCGTGAAGAAAGCCGAAAAGGTGTCAGTGCTTTTGCAGCTTTAGATCGTGGATTTAAACATGCTTTTGCAACCATTGTTGACGCAAATATTACTGCAATTATTGCAACTATTTTATTATTTTGGTTTGGTACCGGCCCTGTTCGTGGTTTTGCTGTAACAATGTTGCTTGGTATTATTATATCCATGTTCACAAATATCACCATTGTGCGCATTATGATGATTTGGGTAATCCGTAAATGGAAAATTAAAACTCTGAATCTTCCCTCTATTTTCAACATTATCCCACAAAATACAACCTTCCACTTTATGAAAGCGCGCTTCATTGGTATTGGCGCCTCAATTATTTTATCATTTGCTTCAATTTTTCTATTTTTTAAGCCTGGTTTAAATTTCGGAATTGATTTCATTGGTGGAAGCCAAATGAGTATTACCACAAAAGCACCAGCAAACTTAGCAACTTTGCGTTCTAAGCTTTCTACCCTTAATATTGGTGAAATCACACTGCAAAATATTGATAATGAAAATACTGTGCTAATTCGCATACAGAAACAAAATGACAGTGAAGCACAACAAACCATCGCGATTGATAAGGTTAAAACAGCAGTACAAAACATCTATCCAGATGTCACATTCGATCAAATAGAGGTTGTTGGTCCAAAAATTTCAGGAGAGCTTGCCACAGCTGCTTTTACTGCTGTTATTCTCGCCGCGATTGCCATGACCCTCTATATATGGTTGCGCTTCGAATGGTTTTTTGCAGTTGGAGCAATTGTAACACTTATCCTAGATACTACAAAAATGATTGGTTTTTTTGCTTTATTTCAATTTGATTTCAATTTAACGGCCATCGCTGCTCTTTTAACAATTGTTGGTTACTCGATAAATGATAAAGTTGTTGTCTATGATCGAATGCGCGAAAACATGCGTCTTTATAAAAAAATGCCGCTGCGTGAACTCATTGATCTCTCAATTAATCAGGTTCTTATACGTTGTCTTTTTACATCAACGACCACAGTTCTTGCTATGTTACCTATGGCGATATGGGGAGGAAGTGCTGTCCATAATTTTGCATTACCCATGGTCTTTGGTATTATTATTGCTACATCATCCTCTATCTTTATTGCTGCTCCCATTTTACTCCTTCTAGGAAATTGGTGGCGTAAACGAAGTAATCGTATAAACACTGAACTACAATAA
- a CDS encoding TerC family protein, whose translation MMEWIIDPHAWFGLVTLVFLEIVLGIDNLVFIAILAEKLPLHLRDRARLMGLTLALIMRIFLLAVIGWVMNLDTITFSISSFIFSWHSLILIAGGAFLLAKGTLELHERLEGVSHERKTGVAYAVFWQVIVQIVVLDAVFSLDSIITATGMIAKEQAAVMYIAVIIAMAVMMCGSGALMRFINRHSTIVILCLGFLMMIGFTLIVEGFGFHIPKGYLYAAIGFSVLIEAFNQIGRRNREKMITTNDLRGRTADAVLRLLGGGSKGGNLGETVDVIAEQVAASELFRPEEKEMIRGVLDLADRPVRSIMSPRNEIEWLDLNGDENEMREELQQVKHSRLILAREKVDEFVGVALTKDLLLNLAEGKKINWKKAMREPLVVHENTSVLRLMEQLRHSSIQLAIIVDEHGSFKGIATPTDILEAIAGDFPDDDEEPMIAEQLENGNLLVEGYADIRRLSSYLGRNLVDEADRYTTLAGFMLWRFGHLPNEGESFEADGLRFKVIEMDRRNVSKILISPLV comes from the coding sequence ATGATGGAATGGATCATTGATCCCCATGCGTGGTTTGGTTTAGTCACGTTGGTTTTTCTTGAAATTGTTTTAGGAATAGACAACCTTGTCTTTATTGCGATTTTAGCTGAAAAATTGCCGCTGCATTTGCGTGATCGTGCGCGCTTGATGGGACTCACTTTAGCGCTGATTATGCGGATTTTTCTTCTTGCGGTTATTGGATGGGTGATGAATCTTGACACAATAACTTTTTCAATTTCATCTTTTATATTTAGTTGGCATAGCCTTATTTTAATTGCGGGTGGGGCTTTTTTGCTAGCAAAGGGAACGCTAGAATTACATGAAAGATTAGAAGGCGTATCACATGAAAGAAAAACAGGCGTTGCTTATGCTGTTTTTTGGCAGGTAATTGTTCAAATTGTGGTTCTGGATGCTGTTTTTTCTTTAGATAGTATTATTACTGCAACAGGTATGATTGCAAAAGAACAAGCAGCAGTTATGTACATAGCAGTTATTATTGCTATGGCGGTAATGATGTGTGGATCTGGCGCTCTTATGCGTTTTATTAATCGTCATTCCACTATTGTAATCCTTTGTCTTGGTTTTTTGATGATGATTGGTTTTACTCTCATTGTTGAAGGATTTGGTTTTCATATTCCAAAAGGGTATTTGTATGCTGCTATTGGTTTTTCTGTTCTTATTGAAGCTTTTAACCAAATTGGACGTCGTAATCGTGAAAAAATGATTACAACAAATGATCTACGTGGTCGAACTGCTGATGCTGTTTTGAGACTTTTAGGTGGGGGCAGCAAAGGTGGTAATCTTGGTGAGACTGTAGATGTTATTGCTGAGCAGGTAGCTGCTTCTGAGTTATTTCGTCCGGAAGAAAAAGAGATGATTCGTGGTGTGCTCGATTTGGCTGATCGTCCTGTTCGCTCTATTATGTCACCGCGTAATGAGATTGAATGGCTTGATTTAAATGGTGATGAGAATGAAATGCGTGAAGAACTACAACAGGTTAAACATAGTCGATTAATTCTTGCACGTGAAAAAGTGGATGAATTTGTTGGTGTTGCTTTGACAAAAGATCTTCTTTTGAATTTGGCAGAGGGTAAAAAGATCAATTGGAAAAAAGCTATGCGAGAACCGCTCGTCGTTCATGAAAATACAAGTGTTTTACGATTAATGGAGCAATTACGCCATTCTTCGATTCAGCTTGCAATTATTGTTGATGAGCATGGATCTTTTAAAGGAATTGCAACACCAACCGATATTCTTGAAGCCATTGCAGGTGATTTTCCTGATGATGACGAAGAACCCATGATTGCAGAACAACTTGAAAATGGAAACCTTCTTGTTGAAGGATATGCTGATATCCGCCGTTTAAGTAGTTATCTTGGGCGTAATCTTGTTGATGAGGCCGATCGTTATACTACTTTAGCTGGGTTTATGCTTTGGCGGTTCGGTCATTTGCCGAATGAGGGAGAAAGCTTTGAAGCTGACGGTTTGCGCTTTAAAGTTATTGAAATGGATCGCCGCAATGTTTCTAAAATCCTTATTTCTCCACTTGTATAG
- a CDS encoding lysylphosphatidylglycerol synthase transmembrane domain-containing protein, whose amino-acid sequence MKTKQFIWPFVGILAMLISIRILYIKLSAISFGDVLERLSNLNAQHWLLACSCSLLAYAALAGYDRIALQHLGHKISWIFIAICSFTTYALSHNIGASVFSGAVVRYRAYKMKGLNGTEIAILVGFCSFTFIVGTILLLGIVLILQPQIITLIHDELPEWLGTTVGTILLSCIILYTFGSWLQLKPLRLSKKIQLSYPRLKIVIQQLLISPLELLGAAGIIYAVLPHNPDVHFISVLGVFLASFTITLLSNAPAGGIGVLEALFITGMPNINPTDVVAALIVFRLLYLIIPLIISLFVVAIFEAQQYWKGSSKTPPE is encoded by the coding sequence GTGAAAACAAAGCAATTTATATGGCCGTTTGTTGGTATTTTAGCAATGCTGATATCTATCCGCATTCTTTATATAAAACTCTCTGCGATTTCTTTTGGTGATGTTTTAGAACGCTTGAGCAATTTAAATGCACAACATTGGCTATTAGCCTGTTCGTGCTCTCTTCTAGCTTATGCTGCTCTTGCTGGATATGACCGAATTGCCTTACAACATTTAGGCCATAAAATTTCTTGGATTTTTATTGCCATATGTTCATTTACGACGTATGCTCTTTCACATAATATCGGTGCTTCAGTTTTTTCTGGAGCAGTCGTGCGTTATCGTGCCTATAAAATGAAAGGACTAAATGGAACAGAAATTGCGATATTAGTAGGTTTTTGTTCTTTTACTTTTATAGTAGGCACGATTTTACTTTTGGGGATCGTTTTGATTCTGCAACCCCAAATTATTACTCTCATTCATGATGAGCTTCCCGAATGGCTTGGAACGACAGTTGGTACCATTTTGCTCAGCTGTATAATACTCTATACTTTCGGCAGCTGGCTTCAATTAAAACCTTTACGCTTGAGCAAAAAAATTCAACTTTCTTACCCAAGGCTAAAAATTGTCATTCAACAGCTTCTCATTAGCCCCCTGGAACTTTTAGGAGCAGCAGGAATTATATATGCTGTTCTTCCACATAATCCAGATGTTCATTTTATTTCTGTGCTCGGTGTTTTCCTAGCATCTTTCACCATAACCCTTCTCTCCAACGCTCCAGCCGGAGGAATTGGTGTTTTGGAAGCTTTATTCATCACAGGCATGCCCAATATAAATCCAACCGATGTCGTTGCAGCACTTATTGTATTTAGGCTGCTTTATTTGATTATACCACTTATTATTTCATTATTTGTTGTAGCAATTTTTGAAGCTCAACAATACTGGAAAGGTTCCTCTAAAACACCGCCTGAATAA
- the ybaL gene encoding YbaL family putative K(+) efflux transporter, whose product MLHDTPLITTIVAGLCLAFLLGMIASRLRISPLVGYLLAGVIVGPNTGGFRIDSVIINQLAEIGVILLMFGVGLHFSLKDLLSVKAIAVPAAIAQMAFSTFLGLCLGLIMGWGFSGSLVFGLALSIASTVILLRALQERHLIETEKGRIAVGWLIIEDLAMVLILVLIPSLANVLSNTKKEALDPLVQWLDLSIWGIFGLTILKVIVFIALMLVIGRRIIPWLLKMSAQSGSRELFRLSVFAIALGVAFGAAHLFGVSLSLGAFFAGMVMSESELSHRAAEESLPLRDAFSVLFFVSVGMLFDPGKFLTHFFPLLATLLIIILGKSVVAFFIVKAFRYSNATALTISASLAQIGEFSFILAGLSLSLGLLNNDAHDLILGGAILSILLNPLVFIASNKIKKRLENISENSQDTQTTTDIDSPNPEQELLSMTLKTNHIVIIGYGRIGKYVASSLINRGESVLIVEESSRLADKAIADGFEAICGNIIQQEIMNAANMSNAYKVVITMRSTIEVGECIVNIHEVKKDIQIITHALSDIETTYLIDLGANVVVTDDEEIANGIVEHITEQKSVKNMHNSEFSL is encoded by the coding sequence ATGCTCCATGATACACCACTGATTACAACTATCGTTGCAGGTTTATGTTTAGCATTTCTTTTAGGAATGATTGCTAGCCGTTTGCGTATTTCACCCCTAGTAGGATACTTGTTAGCAGGTGTCATTGTTGGACCCAATACAGGCGGCTTTAGAATAGATTCCGTTATTATCAACCAACTTGCTGAAATTGGTGTCATTTTGCTGATGTTTGGTGTAGGGCTACATTTTTCATTAAAAGACCTTTTATCTGTGAAAGCTATTGCTGTCCCTGCTGCCATTGCACAAATGGCATTCTCTACTTTTCTAGGCTTATGCCTTGGCTTGATCATGGGATGGGGATTCAGCGGTAGTTTAGTCTTTGGTTTAGCTTTATCCATAGCAAGTACTGTCATCCTGCTGCGTGCTTTACAAGAACGTCACCTTATTGAAACAGAAAAAGGACGCATTGCTGTGGGATGGTTGATTATTGAAGATTTAGCAATGGTCCTTATACTTGTCCTCATACCATCACTGGCAAATGTTCTTAGCAACACAAAAAAGGAAGCGCTTGATCCTCTTGTTCAATGGTTAGATTTAAGTATTTGGGGAATTTTTGGTCTTACCATCTTGAAAGTTATTGTATTTATCGCCCTTATGCTTGTTATTGGACGGCGTATTATCCCTTGGTTATTAAAAATGAGTGCCCAATCGGGTTCACGTGAATTATTTCGTCTGAGTGTCTTTGCTATTGCACTAGGAGTAGCTTTCGGAGCAGCTCATTTATTTGGGGTTTCTCTTTCTCTTGGCGCCTTTTTTGCAGGTATGGTTATGAGTGAATCAGAATTAAGCCATCGTGCAGCAGAAGAATCTTTACCATTACGAGACGCATTTTCTGTGCTTTTTTTTGTTTCTGTGGGGATGTTATTTGACCCAGGAAAATTCTTGACCCATTTTTTTCCTCTCTTAGCAACGTTACTCATTATTATACTAGGAAAGTCTGTTGTTGCCTTTTTCATTGTTAAGGCTTTTCGCTATTCTAACGCAACAGCTTTGACCATTTCTGCAAGCCTTGCCCAAATCGGAGAATTTTCTTTTATCCTTGCAGGTTTAAGTTTGAGCTTGGGACTTTTAAACAACGATGCCCATGATTTAATTCTTGGTGGTGCAATTCTTTCTATTTTACTCAATCCTCTTGTTTTCATTGCCTCTAACAAAATTAAAAAACGGCTAGAAAATATCTCAGAAAATTCACAAGACACGCAAACAACTACTGATATTGATTCACCAAATCCTGAGCAAGAACTTTTATCAATGACCTTAAAAACTAATCATATAGTGATTATTGGCTATGGTCGTATTGGTAAATACGTTGCATCATCTTTAATAAACAGAGGTGAATCTGTCTTGATAGTTGAAGAATCAAGCCGCCTCGCTGATAAAGCAATTGCAGATGGATTTGAAGCTATTTGCGGCAATATTATTCAACAAGAAATAATGAACGCAGCAAATATGAGTAATGCATACAAAGTTGTTATTACAATGCGAAGTACCATTGAAGTAGGGGAATGTATAGTAAATATACATGAAGTGAAAAAAGATATTCAAATAATTACCCATGCACTTTCCGATATAGAAACAACTTATCTCATTGATTTAGGTGCAAATGTCGTAGTAACTGATGATGAAGAAATTGCTAATGGTATTGTCGAGCATATAACAGAACAGAAATCTGTAAAAAATATGCACAATAGTGAATTTAGTTTATAG